The Limanda limanda chromosome 13, fLimLim1.1, whole genome shotgun sequence region TTTACAAGCATGGCTCATGATATGTACAGCAAACACACCTAGCAAATACTTTCATACATTATAATTGAGACACTGtaaaaaacagcaaacaatGCATTATGGGATACATAGTTCCCCATAGTACCATAGTATATTCTTGTGATCCCTTAAAACAAAGCAACGTCTGCCAGTGACCAGCTGCCGTTGTGGGAGCCATTTCTACGCAGTGTTTAttaagagtaaaaatatacatctGCATCCAAAAGAAGACTTTTATTTACCTGTTGTTCCCAGTGGCGGTGGTAAAGTGCTGGTGCCGGCTAGTGACAAGGCACTGAGGTCTGGGAGTGGCAGGTTGAGGTTGGGGAGGTTAGGGAGAGGAGGTAAGCCTGGGAGGGACATTAGacctacacagacacaaaaacattacGTCATGGGGGGTAAGCTGGGTATTAGTCATTCATCTTTAAACTGCAAGTGCCTCTATATACATTTCAGAAGTTGAGTTAGTTTACATAGTCTTAACAGAGAAGGATACACCCTGACATGAAAAGCCCTGTATGTTAGCATGGAGGTCTGATAGAGGTCATAGCTACAAAGACTGAACGACGACAGTATGAGGGAGGTTGGTTGTGATGGTTATGAACACACTGGTTTTGTGAGCTTCTGCTATTTCTGCTAGAAAATTTACGCCAAACACTGTTTACCAATCATGGCAGCTCGTTCTTAAGGAAACACGGCGAGTGTACAAACTTAAACTTGACAAATGGATCAAGAAGTTGAGGCAGacctttccttttttaatctGGAAGTGTGTGACTACCTGTAGAAATCTACAGAAAGAGAGCTGCAACGCCGCTGACAACCTTGAGcttttttcaaatgtcacagATTCACTGACTCAGCagactgacagtgtgtgtgtgtgtgtgtgtgtgtgtgtgtgtgtgtgtgtgtgtgtgtgtgtgtgtgtgtgtgtgtgtgtgtgtgtgtgagaaaacacCCACCTGGTAGCGTGGTGGCAGGGTTGAAGCTGGTGGCGGCACGATTCAGTGGAATGAGGGGGCTGAGGGAGGGGCTGGTGGAAGAGGGGAGCGGAGGGACTGTGGGCAAACCTGGAAGGGaaacaagaataaaacattaagTGAGCATTTGTggagtaaatataaaatgtttattacatCCGCCAAAAAGGTTCAATGTCACTCCTGTCCATTGGTTTGTCAagaggattatgcaaaaactacagaaaagaTTTTCGCAAAACTTTTCTGACAGAACCCATTACCTTTTCTGGACAAAGGTGCATTGCTCTGGATTGATTTTGTGTTATAGagattttcacttatttccCAGGCAACAGaacagaaatctttatcaaaaAAATTGTGTGTGATTAAATTTAACCCATTTAGACCTGGTGCAACTGTGTTGTATTGTTTGCTTCTTTGGAGCTGAATGAGATGTGCGTGTTTTTTATGATGTTATCGATTAAGAGAAGTGACTGATGAAATACGGTCGGACAATAACTGATATGtttaaagaggaggaagaagggggaGATCTCAGCTAGTTTGCCAGTTTTATCCTTCTCTTTTCAAATGTTCATTAAGTGTAGGAAAACTGCATCATTTACAATAAAAGCCAAATGTTTAAGCTATCAAAAGTTTTTAATTCATGTCTCCATCTGCCTCAGAGGCTGAGAAATTGAAGGTTTGTAAATGTTGGCAATTCTGTCAGCTCCTTAAGAAACACTCAGGTTTgaggtgtttgttttattcagcgCCTTGGGTCTGAATGGGTTAAGGAGACTGGTGGGACTTGGCACAAGTAAGCGCTCTACACAGGGCCATTCTACTTGAGTGTGTGACCATTCACATAATGTGCCCTGTGAAATACCTGTCTGCAGCTCGCTGGGCATGGTGGGTGGGGCTGTGCTGATTGACAGGCCAGACAGTGCATCTTCTATGCATGTGGGGACAGCAGGTGcagcgggaggaggagacactgctgaGAGCTGGACCTGAAGCAGTTAAAACAGAGAGGACGGAGGTAGAGGGAAAACAGATAAGGTCACATTCATCCAAACGTGCAAGCAGCTCTAATGAGTAGCATTGCTCTCTATCCCTGCGGCCTGCTCTGCTGAATACGTAACGAGAAAACTTGCATTTTGAGTGTGTGAACACTTGAAAAAGAAATGAGAGGCCACAGGACCCAAAACTTGAATCTTCTCAATGTCATGCACACACTCTGCATACTGATGCCTTAAGTTTTGGCTGGTGGGATAAAAAGCACAGGAGACCAGTGTACAGGGATACACAGTGGTAAGGATTACTGGGATTTAGACAATGTAATACTCAAGTATTGAAGCAAATTGGGATTTTCAGTCAttgcatttatattttacagatgttttgCTTTTAACATGTCTCCAATCTGAATTGTGTAATACTGTAATATAGGTCGACAAGGACTATAAATGTGTGCATGGTTTCACCTCGGTGAATCCATCCTTCAGTGGACTGATGGGCTCACTGGGATTATTTCCAGGGAAACTGATCTTCTTCCCTTCTTCAAAGGGCCGAGTGGGAATCCTGTGAAGGTATCCATAACCAATCCCACATCCAAGgctggaaaacaaagaaaacaaagttaGAATTTCCATTAAATTTGACTTGCTTTCCCGCTTGTATTTCCTATTATTACCTCGACCAATGAGATTATCTTGTTGTCTGCGTCTGTTTGTAGGTATCGAGCAAAAACTACTAGATGGATTTGTTAAGAAATTTGGTGAAAGGATGCAGTAAATTGGATTAGCGATTGAATGGTGTATGACAGAAAAAGCACGGAGCATAGAAATGTTGTACCGATGCGTTTGTGAATAAGTGAATGAGAATTGTACTGTAAAGGTCTTGGAGTGATTGATaaaactagaaaagcactatactGTCAATTAACCATTAAACATATCACTTAATAGCTGTGAGTGTAATAGGAAGGGTGAAAGTGTGCATGGGTTACCTGCCCTCTCCTCCCCAGGCCGTGTTGGGTGTGATGACCACCTCTCTGCAGTTGTCAGTGTCCGTGTTGTACACATAGAGCTTCAGGCCTTTCCCCTCGTGGCTCTCTATCAGAGAGAACAGGTCCTCTGACTGCAGGTAGGAGTCATATAGTGGCAGAGAGGTCAGCGCAAAAAGGGAGGAGACAACAAGGTTAATACCATGATCAGCTGGACAATGTGAAGGAGTGACAGAAGGGAGGATGTGAAGGGCTCTTAAACTACCTCATTCATTACAGTGTCGGCTCCGATGATGTAGTCAGTGTGCGGCCGAAGGCCGGCCAGGGCTGCCGGGGAGTTGGGCTCCACTTCCTGTTAAAGAAAACAGGGGAGGATATAAATGCAGCAAAAACTGTTTTGTCCCATACTGGTCAAAAATCCCATCAACACcaactaacatctggcttttgtctgcaatgggaatgggtACAACCAGCATTCACTGCTGGGGACAGAGGGTTTTCTCGGGACTACCTACCAGCACATGCCAAACATTCTCATTGGCTCCTTCGAAGCTGCAGAAACGAATGGACACACCGAGCAagccctgccccccccacaggtTACTGGGCGTGACGGTGGACTCCCGCAGCTCCAGGGTCTTCGAGGAGTAAACCAGCATCTTCACTGGTTTCTCCACACTGGCTTTCAACAAGTCCTTCAGAGTGTCGTTATCCTtgttctgcaaaaaaaaaagaaaagaaggggcAACCATGAAACACGTTGGCCATTATGACTTCTTTATGATCCTGTGCAACAGTTGCTGGCTTTCCTCACCAGTCTGGTGTTATTGATGGAGACAATGAAATCGAAGAAAGGCTCCAGCCCTGCACGGTGTCCAGGGGAATTCTCCTGAACCTgcaagagaaagtgagagacaacctgagctgctgctggatgtgACACACACTATTTCACTTTGATCTGACATGCTCTGTACATGCAGCCCAAACATGTGGAACATACGAGAGAGCCCCCTGCAGTGTGTTAGCCTCTGTTCCCTGTTGTGATGTGCCCCAGTAATAACGATAACGCCACCCAGTTATCTCTGCTATGCTTGACCAAAAACTAACCTGAGCCCTGACCACAACACGAGCTTGTTACCGGAAATCGCATGTTTTAAATTTTGCCAGAAAAGGTGAAAGATTGGTGCGTAAGTGCCCGTCCGATAATGGATGTATCCACAGAACCAGCTTGACAACTGTCATTCAATGCAGCTACGTAGCTTCAGCTAACATTAGCACTGGTGCTACTGCTAGCAATGTAGGCACATTTATTCAGTCACCCGGCGGACATGACAGCGGAACCCGTCAGAAACCGTGTGTGACCCGGGCTCCAGTCTACAAGCTCGCGGTGGTTCCTCCTGACATGTTGTCGGCGGTGTGCAGGCGGAGGCCCGGCAGGCATCCCCGGCCTGTCGTCATCACACGGAGCCGACGAAGCTACGGATGAGCCCGGGCGCTAAGCTAACGGCTAACAGCGGGCTGTCGGAGCCGAACACTCACCCGGAGGACGTGGTACCCCTCGGAGCCTCCGCCCGGTATCTCCACGCTCTGAGACCCTCCCATGCTGTCGCTCTTAAGGCTCCGGAGGTGTTTGTATGGCCGCTAGCACCCAGACGAGGTGAGACAGccgaaccacacacacacaaacaccgggTACACGTAGCCAAGTGACCGAGTGGTGCGCATGCGCCGTTACGTGGCAGGAAGTAGGGCCTCAGtgaaatgtgcacatttcaggCGGTTTCTGTCTTCACCTGTGAAAGAGGATGAAAACTGATATTAAACACTTTGCTTTttcacacacatcctcacagTCCTAATGTAGAGAATGCTGTGTCTGATTTTTGATTGGATTTATATGCAGCTCTATATTATGTACATTTGTAAACTGGATTGTCTTGGACATCAAGCTGCACAGTCACTGAGTCAGAAATAACATGTTTCAACTATGTGAGGTGTTTTGATCACATTCTTTAtttgggcccgagcacagacatacAGTGAAGCcttattggctttttgagggctttaacgtgcccaaattcttaccaaattttgcagaaaatttgtaagtggtgaaaatatacgtattctggaggaattttcaatgggcgtggcaaaatggctcaacggtgccccccgagacccctggaacctgtcatcacaacaagactgagatacaaactaactcaaagatcgatttttttcgtcacacggtgtgaccatggtatggcgtcaaagtttgattgcaCGTcaataaaacacgatgttctgtatcgcggacatacatggaccatgaatcctttgatgctgagccgtaaacaacaactccactcctgcagtttcagtggtcaaagattaaaggaatctttatgtcttgcaaaggtgacgtctctctctctctcagaattgggacatttcctcaaaccgtgtaaacattaaGGTACAGCGAGGGTTATCCTttgccaaaggagacgatgttgtcataactccactgtgcattgtcctatcaccaccaaacttctgtctcatgatcagaatccaagcctgaacagctctatgtgtcaatatttcctcagtcattttttttttttttttcaggcaaaaggcaaaacgcatgcaacgcttcaaaatgcatgtgcccGGGCCCGCTCAGTGCttctttgcagtcctagaaattttagaaattgtattttatagttggtactttcaagggttgagcaatcctggttatgaatctgtttgtgtgagatTTGTGTGCAAGACCCAATCCAAATATGTTATCTCTTTTTCTCACTTAACATTTTCTCTGACTTTGCTCTTTGCTGAGCTGACCTGTCCTACCGTTGaaactgtttttattcagaGAACTCTCAAACGGTAACTCGTCACCAAATGTTGATACCAACATCTTTCAGTATTCAAAATTTTGATATATCTTTTACATGactaaatataattataatattcaaTAATGTAGCAATCTTTGAAGGTTCA contains the following coding sequences:
- the LOC133017690 gene encoding Golgi reassembly-stacking protein 2-like — its product is MGGSQSVEIPGGGSEGYHVLRVQENSPGHRAGLEPFFDFIVSINNTRLNKDNDTLKDLLKASVEKPVKMLVYSSKTLELRESTVTPSNLWGGQGLLGVSIRFCSFEGANENVWHVLEVEPNSPAALAGLRPHTDYIIGADTVMNESEDLFSLIESHEGKGLKLYVYNTDTDNCREVVITPNTAWGGEGSLGCGIGYGYLHRIPTRPFEEGKKISFPGNNPSEPISPLKDGFTEVQLSAVSPPPAAPAVPTCIEDALSGLSISTAPPTMPSELQTGLPTVPPLPSSTSPSLSPLIPLNRAATSFNPATTLPGLMSLPGLPPLPNLPNLNLPLPDLSALSLAGTSTLPPPLGTTVPPMASFPPLNLPGLLPFPPLSTMLPSQLPQGLAPLLPTTTAAVKVTAAPAADFTASTEALPTNATESPAPTEITQTSS